In a single window of the Sander lucioperca isolate FBNREF2018 chromosome 19, SLUC_FBN_1.2, whole genome shotgun sequence genome:
- the si:rp71-1d10.8 gene encoding uncharacterized protein si:rp71-1d10.8: MAGKDWLTSFLERNNTLAIRRPQATSMSRSTSFNRTNVSSFFNNLNSVLARYLFEAKDIWNVDETGTTTVQVPGKIIATKGKRQVGAVTSGERGTLVTIALAVNAQGSCIPPYFIFPRKKFQDHFVRNGPIGSTGSANSSGWMLHDVDFLSFLQHFTRHTRVNLESKVLLLLDNHWSHLSVAAIDFCRSNGIVLLSFPPHCSHRLQPLDRSVFGPLKRYVNTAADHWMRTHPGKTLTIYDIPILVATALPRAATPSNIRSGFVCTGICPFNPDIFEEQDFSPAYVTDRPVPCVGLPCAPTAHSNTDPYSQSLFEGGLLPEYPAGSTRDTCLESAIPDHPAVCSAVPPEERGRGMLEVRHTSPCLFIPEAVRPFPKAGPRKDTKRRGKRRSTAILTDSPVRAALEEEQQKRIQKKKKPPAPKKRFLTVENTAPTVSSDKDEECLVCEETFSSSLPGEVWVQCLFCQLWSHEACTEGAEHYICHHCDNE; the protein is encoded by the exons ATGGCGGGAAAGGACTGGCTCACCTCCTTCCTTGAAAGGAACAACACCTTAGCTATTCGTAGACCCCAAGCCACCAGCATGTCCCGTTCCACTAGCTTCAACAGAACAAATGTGTCCTCTTTTTTTAACAACCTAAATTCAGTTCTTGCCCGCTACCTTTTTGAAGCAAAGGACATTTGGAACGTGGATGAAACAG GTACCACAACGGTCCAGGTGCCAGGTAAAATTATCGCCACCAAGGGGAAGCGCCAGGTCGGTGCAGTGACCTCTGGGGAAAGGGGGACATTGGTCACCATTGCCCTTGCTGTTAATGCACAAGGCAGTTGCATTCCCCCGTATTTCATTTTTCCCAGGAAGAAGTTCCAGGACCACTTTGTTAGGAATGGTCCCATCGGCTCTACTGGTTCTGCTAATAGTTCAGGTTGGATGCTGCATGATGTTgactttctttcctttcttcagCACTTTACCAGACACACCCGTGTGAACCTGGAGTCAAAGGTGCTGCTCCTCCTTGACAATCACTGGTCACACCTTTCTGTGGCAGCAATTGACTTTTGTCGGTCAAACGGCATAGTCCTCCTATCTTTCCCACCCCACTGCTCACATCGTCTCCAGCCGCTCGACAGGAGTGTGTTCGGTCCACTGAAGCGATATGTTAACACAGCAGCAGATCACTGGATGAGAACACACCCTGGAAAAACGTTGACCATATACGACATCCCAATCCTAGTGGCCACAGCTCTGCCACGTGCAGCAACACCCAGCAACATCAGATCTGGCTTTGTGTGCACTGGCATCTGTCCTTTCAACCCAGATATTTTTGAGGAGCAAGACTTTTCACCTGCATATGTCACAGACCGCCCAGTTCCATGTGTAGGCCTACCATGTGCTCCCACAGCACATTCTAACACAGACCCATACAGCCAGAGCCTATTTGAGGGAGGACTGCTGCCAGAGTATCCTGCTGGTTCAACTAGGGACACCTGTTTAGAGTCTGCCATCCCTGACCACCCAGCTGTCTGTTCAG CTGTCCCTCCTGAAGAAAGGGGAAGAGGTATGCTTGAGGTAAGACATACTAGTCCATGTCTGTTCATTCCAGAAGCTGTACGTCCCTTCCCCAAGGCTGGTCCGAGAAAGGACACAAAACGGAGAGGCAAAAGGAG GTCAACGGCGATCCTCACTGACTCTCCGGTGAGGGCAGCACTGGAGGAGGAGCAACAGAAGAGgatccagaagaagaagaagccgcCTGCTCCAAAGAAAAGGTTCCTCACGGTCGAAAACACTGCACCCACAGTTTCCTCGGACAAGGATGAGGAATGTCTTGTGTGTGAGGAAACATTCAGCTCATCCTTGCCTGGGGAAGTGTGGGTTCAGTGTCTCTTTTGCCAGCTCTGGTCACATGAAGCATGCACTGAGGGTGCAGAACATTATATCTGTCACCACTGTGACAATGAGTAG